The following are from one region of the Papaver somniferum cultivar HN1 unplaced genomic scaffold, ASM357369v1 unplaced-scaffold_132, whole genome shotgun sequence genome:
- the LOC113333160 gene encoding uncharacterized protein LOC113333160 isoform X2 translates to MAVATISNGRYSYYHDEQTGSCNVIDSHHIVVQQSTMKCFLLYVTILLLLANVVSLILLQETPGVLFFWINLFGIIIVKSLHWNSIEKESVLIMPGLGVQLETHFRSGRVVHRFVPSGGMLKPILSECVTPVTCYWSLGLVVRGEAELLLVFQKLRPPMKMLVCVWKAVCSASDGKERVGAVVQDQ, encoded by the exons ATGGCTGTTGCCACTATTTCCAACGGGAGATATTCCTACTACCATGATGAGCAAACTGGGTCATGCAATGTGATCGACTCCCATCATATTGTGGTCCAGCAGAGTACTATGAAGTGTTTCCTATTATACGTCACCATTCTTCTGTTGTTGGCGAATGTTGTATCTCTCATACTGCTTCAG GAAACACCAGGTGTATTGTTCTTCTGGATCAATTTATTTGGTATCATAATTGTCAAGTCATTGCACTGGAACTCAATTGAGAAAG AGTCTGTTTTGATTATGCCAGGACTTGGAGTTCAACTTGAAACACACTTCAGAAG CGGGAGAGTTGTTCACCGTTTTGTTCCCAGTGGAGGGATGTTAAAACCCATATTGAGTGAGTGTGTCACTCCAGTTACCTGTTACTGGAGTTTGGGGTTGGTCGTGCGTGGGGAAGCAGAGCTGTTGTTAGTGTTCcag AAATTACGACCTCCGATGAAGATGTTGGTCTGTGTTTGGAAAGCTGTGTGTTCTGCCAGTGATGGCAAGGAAAGAGTGGGTGCAGTTGTCCAGGACCAATAA
- the LOC113333160 gene encoding uncharacterized protein LOC113333160 isoform X1 yields the protein MAVATISNGRYSYYHDEQTGSCNVIDSHHIVVQQSTMKCFLLYVTILLLLANVVSLILLQETPGVLFFWINLFGIIIVKSLHWNSIEKESVLIMPGLGVQLETHFRSGRVVHRFVPSGGMLKPILSECVTPVTCYWSLGLVVRGEAELLLVFQIFFLQKLRPPMKMLVCVWKAVCSASDGKERVGAVVQDQ from the exons ATGGCTGTTGCCACTATTTCCAACGGGAGATATTCCTACTACCATGATGAGCAAACTGGGTCATGCAATGTGATCGACTCCCATCATATTGTGGTCCAGCAGAGTACTATGAAGTGTTTCCTATTATACGTCACCATTCTTCTGTTGTTGGCGAATGTTGTATCTCTCATACTGCTTCAG GAAACACCAGGTGTATTGTTCTTCTGGATCAATTTATTTGGTATCATAATTGTCAAGTCATTGCACTGGAACTCAATTGAGAAAG AGTCTGTTTTGATTATGCCAGGACTTGGAGTTCAACTTGAAACACACTTCAGAAG CGGGAGAGTTGTTCACCGTTTTGTTCCCAGTGGAGGGATGTTAAAACCCATATTGAGTGAGTGTGTCACTCCAGTTACCTGTTACTGGAGTTTGGGGTTGGTCGTGCGTGGGGAAGCAGAGCTGTTGTTAGTGTTCcag ATTTTTTTTCTGCAGAAATTACGACCTCCGATGAAGATGTTGGTCTGTGTTTGGAAAGCTGTGTGTTCTGCCAGTGATGGCAAGGAAAGAGTGGGTGCAGTTGTCCAGGACCAATAA